The following coding sequences lie in one Spinacia oleracea cultivar Varoflay chromosome 1, BTI_SOV_V1, whole genome shotgun sequence genomic window:
- the LOC110778388 gene encoding microtubule-associated protein 70-1, translating into MANGEITAAPARLTTSASFKYRKKSGGHSRVNSEVDDIVHLLHGSDPVRVELTRLENEVREKDRELGEVHAEVKGLKHSERLKEKAVEELSDELRKVDGKLKTTEAVLETKNLEIKKINEEKKAALAAQFAAEATLRRVHAAQKDDDMPPIEAIIAPLEAELKLARQEIAKLQDDNRALDRLTKSKEAALLEAEKTVQIAMAKASLVDDLQNKNQELMKQIEICQEENRILDRMHRQKVAEVEKLTQTVRELEEAVLAGGAAANAVRAYQRKVQEMNDEKKTLDRELARAKVTANRVATVVANEWKDGNDKVMPVKQWLEERKYYQGEMQQLRDKLAVAERTAKAEAQLKEKYQLRFKVLEEKLRGSASANSSRVTLERRSISSGRSRRQSLGGVENFSRVASNGYLSKRTTNSPSDTAGTMRSNSVIALLKNAKDPSQSFDGGDKPREGAKPCPTSNGIDKTHNGSQKEEDHNNVVEKTKTNCDDYVSGALYDMLQKEVVTLRKACHEKAQSLKDKDDAIEMLSKKVETLNKAMEVEAKKMRREVAAMEKEVASIRINSKESEQRNRRMSIARGVVNGTSHPHSARNIRNL; encoded by the exons ATGGCTAATGGTGAAATAACGGCGGCCCCGGCGAGGTTAACGACGTCAGCTTCGTTTAAGTACCGGAAAAAGAGTGGCGGACATTCTAGAGTTAATTCGGAAGTTGATGATATCGTTCATTTGTTGCACGGCTCTGATCCTGTTCGCGTTGAGCTCACTCGCCTTGAGAATGAAGTTCGag AGAAGGATAGAGAATTAGGAGAAGTTCATGCAGAAGTCAAGGGATTAAAGCATTCAGAACGACTTAAAGAAAAGGCAGTTGAAGAG CTTAGTGATGAACTTCGGAAGGTGGATGGTAAATTAAAAACTACTGAAGCTGTTCTGGAAACCAAG AACCTTGAAATTAAAAAGATAAATGAAGAGAAGAAAGCAGCTCTTGCTGCACAATTTGCTGCAGAGGCCACACTTAGACGCGTACACGCTGCTCAAAAGGATGATGATATGCCCCCTATAGAGGCCATTATTGCTCCACTAGAAGCAGAGCTAAAGCTGGCTAGGCAAGAG aTTGCAAAATTGCAGGATGACAACAGGGCATTGGATCGTCTTACAAAATCCAAGGAAGCTGCATTATTGGAGGCGGAGAAGACTGTTCAGATAGCTATGGCAAAAGCATCCTTGGTTGATGATTTGCAGAACAAGAACCAGGAGTTGATGAAGCAGATTGAAATCTGTCAG GAGGAAAACAGAATTCTGGACAGAATGCATCGTCAAAAGGTAGCAGAAGTTGAAAAGTTGACACAAACAGTTCGCGAGCTTGAGGAAGCAGTGTTGGCTGGTGGAGCTGCTGCCAATGCTGTGCGTGCTTACCAACGTAAAGTGCAGGAGATGAAT GATGAGAAGAAAACTCTCGACAGGGAGCTTGCCCGTGCAAAAGTTACCGCAAATAGAGTTGCTACTGTGGTGGCTAATGAATGGAAAGATGGCAATGACAAAGTAATGCCTGTAAAGCAATGGCTggaagagagaaaatattatCAG GGAGAAATGCAGCAACTTCGTGATAAGCTTGCTGTTGCCGAGCGTACTGCAAAAGCAGAAGCACAGTTAAAA GAGAAATACCAATTAAGATTTAAGGTTTTAGAAGAAAAATTAAGAGGGTCTGCCAGTGCCAATTCTTCCCGCGTCACCCTGGAAAGAAGAAGCATAAGCAGTGGTCGATCACGGCGCCAATCTCTTGGAGGAGTGGAGAATTTCTCAAGGGTAGCTTCTAATGGATATTTatcaaaaagaacaacaaattcaCCATCTGATACTGCAGGGACTATGCGATCTAATAGTGTAATTGCATTACTAAAGAATGCCAAGGATCCGTCACAATCATTTGATGGCGGTGATAAACCCCGAGAAGGAGCTAAGCCATGTCCAACTTCAAATGGTATTGATAAGACCCACAATGGCTCCCAAAAAGAGGAGGATCATAATAATGTAgttgaaaaaacaaaaacaaattgtGATGACTATGTATCCGGGGCATTGTATGATATGCTACAAAAGGAAGTTGTTACTCTCAGAAAAGCTTGTCATGAGAAAGCTCAAAGCCTAAAGGACAAGGATGATGCTATTGAG ATGTTGTCGAAGAAGGTTGAGACCCTGAACAAGGCGATGGAAGTCGAAGCAAAGAAAATGAGAAGAGAAGTAGCAGCGATGGAAAAGGAAGTTGCTTCCATCCGTATTAATAGCAAGGAAAGCGAGCAAAGAAACCGGAGAATGAGTATTGCTAGAGGAGTTGTCAATGGTACTTCTCACCCACATTCTGCAAG GAACATTCGGAATTTGTAG